Proteins encoded in a region of the Zea mays cultivar B73 chromosome 2, Zm-B73-REFERENCE-NAM-5.0, whole genome shotgun sequence genome:
- the LOC100502219 gene encoding Chaperone protein ClpC1, chloroplastic codes for MEGTLVQSAVVPTVYRSSSGRFRVRARARTNATMVRNMPTRTLTLGGFQGLRQTNFLDTRSVIKRDFGSIVASQIARPRGSASRGVVRAMFERFTEKAIKVIMLAQEEARRLGHNFVGTEQILLGLIGEGTGIAAKVLKSMGINLKDARVEVEKIIGRGSGFVAVEIPFTPRAKRVLELSLEEARQLGHNYVGSEHLLLGLLREGEGVAARVLESLGADPNNIRTQVIRMVGESTEAVGAGVGGGSSGQKMPTLEEYGTNLTKLAEEGKLDPVVGRQDQIERVTQILGRRTKNNPCLIGEPGVGKTAIAEGLAQRIANGDVPETIEGKKVITLDMGLLVAGTKYRGEFEERLKKLMEEIKQNEDIILFIDEVHTLIGAGAAEGAIDAANILKPALARGELQCIGATTLDEYRKHIEKDPALERRFQPVKVPEPTVDETIQILRGLRERYELHHKLRYTDDALIAAAQLSYQYISDRFLPDKAIDLIDEAGSRVRLRHAQLPDEAKELDKELRQITKQKNEAVRGQDFEKAGELRDREMELKAQITAIIDKSKEMIKAETESGEVGPLVTEADIQHIVSSWTGIPVEKVSSDESDRLLKMEETLHTRIIGQDEAVKAISRAIRRARVGLKNPNRPIASFIFSGPTGVGKSELAKALAAYYFGSEEAMIRLDMSEFMERHTVSKLIGSPPGYVGYTEGGQLTEAVRRRPYTVVLFDEIEKAHPDVFNMMLQILEDGRLTDSKGRTVDFKNTLLIMTSNVGSSVIEKGGRKIGFDLDYDEKDTSYNRIKSLVTEELKQYFRPEFLNRLDEMIVFRQLTKLEVKEIADIMLKEVFDRLKAKDINLQVTEKFRDRVVDEGYNPSYGARPLRRAIMRLLEDSLAEKMLAGEVKEGDSAIVDVDSDGKVIVLNGGSGVAEPLEPALST; via the exons AGTCTGCGGTTGTTCCAACCGTTTACAGAAGCAGCTCAGGTCGGTTCCGTGTGCGTGCAAGGGCCAGAACCAATGCTACAATGGTGCGAAATATGCCAACAAGGACTCTTACTCTTGGTGGTTTCCAAGGATTGCGTCAGACAAACTTTTTAGACACGAGGTCCGTGATCAAGCGTGACTTTGGATCGATCGTGGCAAGTCAGATTGCAAGACCGCGTGGATCAGCCTCAAGAGGGGTGGTTCGTGCCATGTTTGAGCGCTTCACTGAGAAAGCAATCAAGGTGATTATGCTTGCACAGGAGGAGGCAAGGCGCCTGGGACATAACTTTGTTGGGACAGAGCAGATTTTGCTGGGGCTTATTGGTGAGGGCACGGGTATTGCGGCGAAGGTTCTGAAGTCTATGGGAATCAATCTTAAGGATGCCCGAGTTGAAGTCGAGAAGATAATTGGACGTGGCAGTGGGTTTGTGGCTGTTGAAATCCCATTCACACCTCGTGCAAAACGTGTATTGGAATTGTCCCTTGAAGAAGCTCGTCAACTTG GGCATAACTATGTAGGATCTGAACACTTGCTCCTTGGGCTACTTCGTGAGGGTGAAGGTGTTGCTGCTCGTGTGCTTGAAAGCCTTGGCGCTGATCCAAACAACATCCGCACCCAG GTCATAAGAATGGTTGGGGAAAGCACAGAAGCTGttggggctggagttggtggaggAAGCAGTGGCCAGAAGATGCCCACACTTGAAGAATACGGTACTAATTTGACAAAATTAGCAGAAGAG GGCAAATTGGACCCAGTCGTTGGTAGACAAGATCAGATTGAGCGTGTTACTCAGATTTTGGGCAGGCGGACAAAGAACAACCCCTGCCTAATTGGAGAGCCTGGTGTTGGAAAGACTGCTATTGCTGAGGGGCTTGCTCAGCGTATTGCCAATGGGGATGTTCCTGAAACAATTGAAGGAAAGAAG GTTATTACTCTTGACATGGGGCTCCTTGTTGCTGGAACTAAATACCGAGGAGAGTTTGAAGAGAGACTAAAGAAACTTATGGAGGAAATTAAGCAAAATGAAGACATTATTCTCTTTATTGATGAAGTGCACACACTGATTGGAGCAGGTGCAGCAGAAGGTGCGATTGATGCTGCTAATATTTTGAAGCCAGCTCTTGCTAGAGGTGAACTTCAG TGCATTGGTGCCACAACACTGGATGAGTATAGGAAGCATATAGAGAAAGATCCTGCCTTGGAAAGAAGGTTTCAACCAGTTAAGGTTCCAGAGCCTACTGTGGATGAAACAATACAGATCTTAAGAGGACTTCGTGAGAGATATGAACTTCATCACAAACTGAGATACACAGATGATGCTTTAATTGCTGCTGCACAGCTGTCTTATCAGTATATCAG CGATCGTTTCCTGCCTGACAAAGCCATTGACTTGATTGATGAAGCTGGATCTCGTGTTAGGCTGAGGCATGCGCAG CTCCCTGATGAAGCCAAAGAGCTGGACAAAGAGCTGCGGCAGATAACCAAGCAGAAAAATGAGGCTGTACGTGGCCAAGATTTCGAGAAG GCTGGCGAATTAAGGGACCGAGAAATGGAGCTTAAGGCTCAAATTACAGCCATTATTGACAAGAGCAAGGAAATGATTAAAGCAGAGACTGAATCTGGTGAAGTCGGTCCGCTTGTTACTGAGGCAGACATTCAACATATTGTCTCCTCTTGGACTGGAATTCCTGTGGAGAAAGTGTCATCGGATGAGTCTGACCGCCTCCTAAAGATGGAAGAGACGCTGCATACACGTATCATTGGACAGGATGAGGCTGTCAAAGCTATTAGCCGTGCTATCCGCCGTGCTCGTGTTGGCCTCAAGAATCCAAATAGGCCAATTGCCAGCTTCATATTCTCTGGACCGACTGGAGTTGGCAAATCAGAGCTTGCAAAGGCCCTGGCGGCCTACTACTTTGGCTCGGAGGAGGCTATGATCAGGCTTGACATGAGTGAGTTCATGGAGCGGCATACTGTCTCCAAACTCATTGGATCACCTCCAGGTTATGTTGGGTACACTGAGGGAGGCCAACTAACTGAAGCAGTCCGTCGCCGCCCGTACACAGTTGTTCTCTTTGATGAGATTGAGAAGGCACATCCAGATGTTTTCAACATGATGCTTCAGATCTTAGAAGATGGGCGGTTAACTGATAGCAAGGGGCGCACTGTTGATTTCAAGAACACACTATTGATCATGACATCTAATGTCGGGAGCAGTGTCATTGAGAAGGGAGGTCGCAAGATTGGGTTCGACCTTGATTATGATGAGAAAGACACAAGCTATAACAGGATCAAGAGCCTTGTGACTGAGGAGTTGAAGCAGTACTTCCGGCCAGAGTTCTTGAACAGATTGGATGAGATGATTGTATTCCGGCAGCTGACTAAATTGGAGGTGAAAGAGATTGCAGACATTATGCTGAAAGAAGTGTTTGACAGGCTGAAGGCCAAGGACATTAATCTCCAGGTGACGGAGAAGTTCCGAGATAGAGTTGTTGACGAAGGTTATAACCCGAGCTATGGTGCCAGACCTTTGCGGCGTGCTATCATGAGGCTTCTGGAGGATAGTCTGGCAGAGAAGATGCTGGCTGGTGAGGTGAAAGAAGGTGACTCTGCCATCGTTGATGTGGATTCAGATGGCAAGGTAATAGTCCTGAATGGTGGTAGCGGTGTTGCTGAGCCACTGGAACCTGCTCTCAGTACCTAA